A window of the Brassica oleracea var. oleracea cultivar TO1000 chromosome C1, BOL, whole genome shotgun sequence genome harbors these coding sequences:
- the LOC106306222 gene encoding uncharacterized protein LOC106306222, which yields MAPLLNRVRSASVFMFTVTFLFIFAEGLRPSDHGLQYQSSSPPTESHSPPSKMMSFFGDSHSSPPPSQLLPKATDTNGGDDDTWWRDGAANRREHVMRHVFLAASIICGVSGVALLVVFTLVYFFRYRNQNPSNLPCNDLK from the coding sequence ATGGCTCCTCTCTTAAACCGCGTTAGATCGGCTTCGGTCTTCATGTTCACTGTAACATTCCTCTTCATCTTCGCCGAAGGCTTACGACCTTCTGATCATGGCCTACAGTATCAATCCAGCTCACCACCGACTGAATCTCACTCACCTCCCAGTAAAATGATGTCTTTCTTCGGAGATTCTCATTCTTCTCCTCCTCCTTCTCAGCTCCTTCCCAAAGCTACGGATACAAACGGCGGAGACGACGACACGTGGTGGCGTGACGGAGCTGCGAACAGACGCGAGCACGTGATGAGGCACGTGTTTCTTGCGGCGAGTATCATCTGCGGCGTCTCCGGCGTTGCGCTTCTTGTGGTTTTCACTTTGGTTTATTTCTTTAGGTATCGGAATCAAAATCCATCGAACTTGCCCTGTAACGATTTAAAGTAG
- the LOC106306215 gene encoding uncharacterized protein LOC106306215: MIPQQWTPPCGSQCTHKYAALTQIPWRVFCKKGCDADSDSWEDCVSDCSEICYKDPVLKDRQWSAYIDRSPGAASYSEECFHACVAGCGYKFEVGSEEVDKVKPKRPPPPPPKPQPPPRAKGPKQPPSEEVPGTSA; encoded by the exons ATGATACCGCAGCAATGGACGCCGCCGTGTGGGAGTCAATGCACGCACAAGTACGCAGCTCTTACGCAGATTCCAT GGAGAGTGTTCTGCAAGAAGGGATGTGATGCCGATAGTGACTCATGGGAAGATT GTGTATCAGACTGCAGTGAGATATGCTACAAAGACCCTGTGCTAAAAGACCGACAATGGAGTGCATATATAGATCGTTCTCCTGGAGCTGCCAGCTACTCTGAG GAATGCTTTCACGCGTGTGTCGCAGGCTGTGGTTACAAG TTTGAAGTTGGATCTGAGGAAGTCGATAAGGTGAAACCAAAAAGACCACCGCCACCACCACCAAAGCCACAGCCACCACCAAGAGCTAAAGGACCAAAGCAGCCACCTAGTGAGGAGGTTCCTGGAACTTCTGCTTGA